Proteins from a single region of Mytilus trossulus isolate FHL-02 chromosome 2, PNRI_Mtr1.1.1.hap1, whole genome shotgun sequence:
- the LOC134705833 gene encoding uncharacterized protein LOC134705833 produces MDISQAFRILLVHPADFDLLGIFFDGKYYINKCLPEGCSISCAFFEKFATFLHKTVALKAGIETLDHYLDDFFFAGESSTDNCTILMDTFNEVCRQLGVPLAENKTVGPTTCITFLGLEIDTVLMLVRIPPEKLDKLKFMLDQILSKKKMALKELESITGLMAFCSRAIISARAFIRRFYDLIASVKNGKPYYTVRLNSEVKADARVWLNFLDQFNGQCYFPDRCWSTNESLELFTDSAGNVLLGCGAYFQGHWVQYQWPSSWADTSILLDITCLELIPIVLSFMIWGPSFRNKKILLRIDNQALVSIVNKRTSKSKRVMIWIRQLVFLTMNNNIQFRAQHIEGEHNAIADALSRFQEQRFMDLVPNADSSPAAIPQEFLSMISELK; encoded by the coding sequence ATGGACATTAGTCAGGCCTTTAGAATTTTATTGGTTCACCCAGCTGATTTTGACCTTCTGGGAATTTTCTTTgatgggaaatattatattaataaatgtcTGCCTGAAGGCTGCTCTATATCATGTGCCTTCTTTGAAAAATTTGCCACCTTTTTGCATAAAACAGTTGCATTGAAAGCTGGCATTGAGACTTTAGACCACTATTTGGATGACTTTTTCTTTGCTGGTGAAAGTTCAACGGATAATTGTACCATTTTGATGGACACTTTTAATGAAGTATGTAGGCAGTTAGGTGTTCCACTAGCAGAGAATAAAACAGTAGGTCCTACTACATGTATCACATTTCTAGGCCTTGAAATTGACACAGTACTTATGTTGGTTAGAATCCCCCCTGAAAAACTGGATAAACTTAAATTTATGCTTGATCAGATcttgtcaaaaaagaaaatggcaCTGAAGGAACTTGAATCAATTACTGGTTTAATGGCATTTTGTTCAAGGGCTATTATATCAGCCCGTGCATtcattcgtcgtttttacgatTTGATAGCTTCAGTTAAGAATGGAAAGCCTTATTATACTGTCAGATTGAATTCAGAGGTCAAAGCAGATGCTagagtttggttaaattttctAGATCAATTCAATGGTCAGTGTTATTTTCCTGATAGATGTTGGTCGACTAATGAAAGTCTGGAATTATTCACTGATAGTGCAGGTAATGTTTTATTAGGTTGTGGAGCTTATTTTCAAGGTCACTGGGTACAATACCAGTGGCCCAGTAGTTGGGCTGATACTAGCATTCTATTGGATATAACATGTTTGGAGCTTATTCCCATCGTGCTGTCTTTCATGATATGGGGTCCttcatttagaaataaaaagattttgttGAGAATAGATAATCAGGCATTAGTAAGCATTGTGAACAAAAGAACATCAAAATCAAAGAGAGTTATGATATGGATAAGACAACTAGTTTTTCTCACTATGAACAATAACATACAATTTAGGGCACAACATATTGAGGGTGAGCATAATGCAATCGCAGATGCTCTTTCTCGATTTCAGGAACAACGTTTTATGGACTTGGTCCCGAATGCAGACAGTTCTCCAGCAGCAATCCCACAAGAATTCCTGTCGATGATTTCAGAACTGAAATGA
- the LOC134707508 gene encoding uncharacterized protein LOC134707508 yields the protein MYRRSGRKRVPTSRANNGGAAAAAKKSKQQQEEATANIADRLARNLPRTSGTPPVQLGSNTVTTNVLPQSPIMIPATLPAETIYPAPGNTLHQPLINTGYALPIETVKASDDIARNVSQNVKQKVINGEYVDMGSLLNNSQNITGVNQTLTFNQGQIILQPKQQDTRITTIGIWTDAFLIYISIYCSIHTSEFQELLKYMQTVRLGAKRYAGLGWKLYDEQFRLRRSQDPAGSWSVIDTELWLLYMQPAGPINGPEFNIAQKPTNNFLKCYAYNYNGTCTQQYCTYKHACLKCSGVHPVIYCTNSKVTNSNNPQSPGIVQRFRSARPQAPQKTASNFQPFAPRQMQNNTRFRSPGAFMGQRQNPSQN from the coding sequence ATGTATAGGAGGTCCGGCAGAAAAAGGGTGCCGACAAGCAGGGCAAATAATGGAGGCGCAGCGGCAGCTGCAAAGAAGTCGAAACAGCAACAGGAAGAGGCGACTGCTAATATTGCAGATAGATTAGCCAGGAATTTACCTAGAACAAGTGGAACACCACCTGTACAGCTCGGCTCAAACACTGTGACAACTAATGTACTACCACAGAGTCCAATAATGATCCCAGCAACACTGCCAGCAGAAACAATTTACCCTGCTCCAGGTAATACATTACACCAACCCCTAATTAACACAGGTTATGCCTTACCCATTGAAACGGTTAAGGCGTCAGATGACATAGCGCGAAACGTTTCGCAAAATGTCaaacaaaaagtaataaatggggaatatgtAGATATGGGCAGTTTGTTAAATAATTCACAAAACATAACAGGAGTGAATCAAACACTTACATTTAATCAGGGACAGATTATATTACAACCTAAGCAACAGGACACGAGAATTACCACAATAGGTATATGGACGGATGcctttttaatatatatcagTATTTATTGTTCTATACATACATCTGAGTTCCAAGAACTGTTGAAGTATATGCAAACTGTCAGGTTAGGGGCTAAACGCTATGCAGGTTTAGGATGGAAATTGTATGATGAACAGTTTAGACTACGTAGATCACAGGATCCTGCTGGATCCTGGTCTGTCATAGACACTGAGCTATGGTTATTGTATATGCAACCAGCAGGTCCTATTAATGGGCCAGAGTTCAATATTGCACAAAAACCAACAAACAATTTTCTTAAATGCTATGCATATAATTATAATGGGACGTGCACCCAACAATATTGCACATACAAACATGCTTGTTTAAAATGCAGTGGGGTACATCCGGTTATATATTGCACTAATAGCAAAGTGACTAACTCTAATAATCCTCAGTCACCTGGGATTGTTCAGAGATTCAGATCAGCCCGGCCTCAAGCACCACAGAAAACAGCTTCTAATTTTCAACCCTTTGCACCTAGGCAAATGCAAAATAACACAAGATTCCGTTCTCCTGGAGCATTTATGGGACAAAGGCAAAACCCCAGTCAAAATTAA